A genomic segment from Leptolyngbya boryana PCC 6306 encodes:
- a CDS encoding GPW/gp25 family protein: MISANHLGQGWAFPLQVSVQGGLHLSATYQNIEESIRIILGTELGERVYRPDFGSRLSELTFAPLNTQTLLLTRVYVQEALEKWEPRIVVDSIRTEPDPIRGRIDILVEYHPKETHDRRSLVYPFYLLPAS; this comes from the coding sequence ATGATTTCTGCAAACCATTTGGGTCAAGGTTGGGCGTTCCCGCTACAGGTGAGCGTTCAAGGTGGGTTACATCTGAGTGCAACCTATCAAAATATTGAAGAATCGATCCGAATTATCTTAGGCACAGAACTGGGAGAGAGAGTGTATCGTCCTGATTTTGGGTCGCGATTGTCGGAGTTAACTTTTGCACCACTGAACACTCAAACACTGTTGCTCACCCGAGTCTATGTGCAAGAAGCATTGGAAAAATGGGAGCCGCGGATTGTCGTGGATAGCATTCGCACTGAGCCAGATCCGATTCGGGGAAGAATAGACATTCTCGTGGAATATCACCCGAAAGAAACGCACGATCGCCGCAGTCTGGTCTATCCATTTTACCTGCTGCCTGCAAGCTAA